From Candidatus Deferrimicrobiaceae bacterium, the proteins below share one genomic window:
- a CDS encoding nuclear transport factor 2 family protein, whose product MKAKPHVVHDVGGIQSVRPESLHELFEKFFNEGDLDRIGRLYEPDAALVDRDGTIVSGKSSIIEYIRGLLSLKPTIRVEHIRTIEAGDVAVLVSEWQMSGTAPDGSTITDGGRTYDIVRLQSDGTWKVVIDNPWGTVLPDLGEETKLPRKH is encoded by the coding sequence TTGAAGGCGAAACCTCATGTAGTTCATGATGTTGGCGGAATTCAATCGGTTCGTCCCGAATCCCTTCACGAGCTCTTCGAAAAATTCTTCAACGAGGGCGATCTCGACCGCATCGGCCGCCTGTACGAACCGGACGCCGCTCTCGTCGATCGGGACGGAACGATCGTGTCCGGCAAAAGCTCGATTATCGAATATATCCGTGGCCTGCTTTCCCTCAAACCGACAATTCGGGTGGAACATATCAGGACGATAGAAGCAGGTGATGTCGCCGTACTCGTGTCGGAGTGGCAGATGAGCGGCACCGCACCGGACGGGTCCACGATTACGGACGGTGGTCGTACCTACGATATCGTCCGGCTCCAGTCGGATGGGACATGGAAGGTTGTCATCGACAACCCGTGGGGAACGGTGCTCCCCGACCTTGGAGAAGAAACCAAGCTGCCACGAAAACATTGA
- a CDS encoding NmrA/HSCARG family protein — MAKEKIIAVVGATGAQGSGLCRAITNDKNGGYRVRALTRNPGSDKAKELKKMGVEVVAADVNDEKSLEKAFRGAHGAFCVTFFWEHFSPEKEYAHAAAMARAAKHAGVKHVIWSTLENTRNWVPVSDDRMPTLMGKYKVPHFDAKGEADQVFTDLGLPVTFLLTSFYWENLIHFGMGPKRGADGKLAITFPMGDKKLPGIASDDIGKCAYAIFQKGREFVGKTVGIAGEHLTGAQMAAALTKAIGEEVRYHDVSPEIYRGFGFPGADDLGNMFQFKRDFEHVFCGARDVRRARALNPSLQTFEAWLAGNKSRIPIEKESRRAAGE; from the coding sequence ATGGCCAAAGAGAAGATCATCGCGGTAGTGGGTGCAACCGGTGCGCAGGGTAGCGGATTGTGCCGCGCCATAACGAATGACAAGAACGGCGGATATCGGGTGCGGGCCCTGACGAGAAACCCCGGCTCCGACAAGGCGAAAGAACTGAAGAAAATGGGCGTCGAGGTCGTCGCGGCGGACGTCAACGACGAGAAGAGTCTGGAAAAGGCGTTCCGGGGCGCCCACGGGGCGTTCTGCGTTACCTTCTTCTGGGAGCACTTTTCGCCCGAGAAGGAATACGCGCATGCCGCCGCCATGGCCCGCGCGGCAAAGCATGCCGGCGTCAAACATGTCATCTGGTCGACCCTCGAAAACACCCGCAATTGGGTTCCCGTAAGCGACGACCGCATGCCCACGCTCATGGGCAAGTACAAGGTGCCGCACTTCGACGCCAAGGGGGAAGCCGACCAGGTCTTTACCGATCTCGGCCTGCCGGTCACCTTTCTTCTGACGTCGTTCTACTGGGAGAACCTGATCCACTTCGGCATGGGGCCCAAGAGGGGGGCGGACGGGAAACTGGCGATCACGTTTCCCATGGGCGACAAGAAGCTGCCGGGGATCGCCTCCGACGACATCGGCAAGTGCGCGTACGCTATCTTCCAGAAGGGGCGCGAGTTCGTCGGAAAGACCGTCGGGATCGCCGGCGAGCACCTGACCGGAGCGCAGATGGCCGCCGCCCTTACGAAGGCGATCGGGGAGGAAGTTCGCTACCACGACGTTTCCCCGGAAATATACCGCGGCTTCGGATTCCCGGGCGCCGACGACCTCGGGAACATGTTCCAGTTCAAGCGCGACTTCGAGCATGTCTTCTGCGGGGCACGCGACGTCCGCCGCGCCCGTGCTCTCAACCCCTCCCTGCAGACGTTCGAGGCCTGGCTTGCCGGGAACAAGAGCCGGATC